One region of Ananas comosus cultivar F153 linkage group 9, ASM154086v1, whole genome shotgun sequence genomic DNA includes:
- the LOC109715066 gene encoding cullin-4 isoform X2 has product MTHAKRPFSCSSTAAAAHGPSSAGVAGTPPSSSSSSLSPPMKKTKPQPPPSSSAEKNGLDAEAEPAAAATTGVAANLFRKKATPPQPSAKKQLRIKITKGQPKLPTNFEDDTWAKLKAAISAIFLKQPLSCDTEKLYQAVGDLCLYKMGANLYERMQKECEGHISAKLSSLVGQSPDLVVFLSLVEKSWQDFCDQMLIIRSIALLLDRTYVKHNPNTCSVWDMGLQLFRKHLSLSAEVEHKIVTGLLRLIERERLGDAVDRTLLSHLLKMFTALGIYTERFEKAFLECTSEFYATEGAKYMQQSDVPDYLRHVESRLQEEHERCILYLEANTRKPLIATAEKQLLERHTSAILDKGFTMLMEANRVTDLHRMYTLFQRVNALELLRQALSSYIRGTGQSVIMDEEKDKDLVPYLLDFKASLDMIWEESFAKNEAFSNTIKDSFEHLINLRQNRPAELIAKFVDEKLRAGNKGTSEEELEGTLDRVLVLFRFIQGKDVFEAFYKKDLAKRLLLGKSASIDAEKSMISKLKTECGSQFTNKLEGMFKDIELSKEINDSFKQSSQARTKLPTGIEMSVHVLTTGYWPTYPPMDVRLPHELNVYQDIFKEFYLSKYSGRRLMWQNSLGHCVLKAEFPKGKKELAVSLFQTVVLMLFNDAQKLSFQDIKDSTGIEDKELRRTLQSLACGKVRVLQKIPKGRDVDDEDSFVFNEEFSAPLYRIKVNAIQMKETVEENTSTTERVFQDRQYQDAMFTEVTLVLFGIDNPESWFLHAFRAPHQNDMDELQFCRKRKEIRLSEKFTLSYFV; this is encoded by the exons ATGACTCACGCGAAGCGGCCCTTCTCCTGTAgcagcaccgccgccgccgctcacGGCCCCAGCTCCGCCGGAGTCGCCGGAACCccgccttcctcctcctcctcctccttgtcCCCGCCCATGAAGAAGACTAAGCCCCAGCCaccgccctcctcctccgccgagaAGAACGGCCTCGACGCGGAGGCCGAGCCCGCGGCCGCGGCCACCACTGGCGTCGCCGCCAATCTCTTTAGGAAGAAGGCGACGCCGCCCCAGCCCTCAGCGAAGAAACAGCTTCGCATCAAGATCACGAAAG GTCAGCCAAAATTGCCAACCAATTTTGAAGATGATACATGGGCTAAATTGAAGGCTGCTATTTCAGCTATTTTCTTGAAGCAGCCACTTTCTTGTGACACTGAAAAGCTTTATCAG GCTGTTGGCGATCTTTGTTTATACAAAATGGGGGCAAATCTTTATGAACGCATGCAGAAAGAATGTGAAGGGCACATATCAGCAAAACTATCATCATTGGTTGGACAAAGTCCTGATTTGGTGGTCTTTTTGTCTCTGGTTGAGAAATCTTGGCAAGATTTTTGTGACCAGATGTTGATAATTCGTAGCATAGCCTTGCTTCTTGATCGAACATATGTGAAGCATAACCCAAATACGTGTTCAGTATGGGACATGGGGTTGCAGCTGTTTCGTAAACATCTATCTCTGTCTGCAGAAGTCGAACACAAAATTGTTACTGGTCTCTTAAGAttaattgagagagagag ACTTGGTGATGCTGTTGATAGAACTCTACTTAGTCATCTGTTGAAGATGTTTACAGCTCTTGGAATTTACACAGAACGATTTGAGAAGGCCTTTCTTGAATGTACTTCTGAGTTTTATGCTACTGAAGGTGCGAAATATATGCAGCAATCTGATGTTCCAGACTACTTGAGACATGTGGAG TCAAGGTTACAAGAAGAACATGAAAGGTGCATTCTCTACTTGGAAGCCAACACGAGGAAACCCCTCATAGCGACTGCTGAAAAACAACTACTAGAACGCCATACATCGGCAATACTTGACAAG GGTTTCACAATGCTTATGGAAGCAAATCGTGTTACAGACCTTCACAGAATGTATACCCTTTTTCAGAGGGTTAATGCTCTTGAGCTGCTAAGGCAAGCTCTTAGTTCATACATACGAGGCACAGGTCAGAGTGTTATCATGGATGAAGAGAAAGACAAAGACTTAGTTCCTTATCTCTTGGATTTCAAAGCTTCGCTTGATATGATATGGGAAGAAAGTTTTGCCAAAAATGAAGCCTTTTCTAATACTATAAAAGATTCTTTTGAGCATCTTATAAATCTTCGTCAG AATAGACCTGCGGAACTGATTGCAAAATTTGTGGACGAGAAGCTCCGTGCTGGAAATAAAGGTACATCTGAAGAAGAGTTGGAGGGTACACTAGACAGAGTTTTGGTATTATTCAGATTTATCCAA GGAAAGGATGTATTTGAGGCATTTTACAAGAAGGATCTTGCGAAAAGGCTACTGCTTGGAAAGAGTGCATCTATTGATGCTGAAAAATCAATGatttcaaaa ctTAAAACTGAGTGTGGGAGTCAGTTCACAAATAAGCTTGAAGGAATGTTCAAG GACATTGAATTATCGAAAGAAATAAATGATTCCTTTAAACAATCGTCACAAGCCAGGACAAAACTTCCTACTGGTATTGAGATGAGTGTTCACGTGCTTACAACCGG ATATTGGCCAACATACCCACCCATGGATGTTCGGCTTCCTCATGAACTAAATGTGTATCAG GATATCTTCAAAGAGTTCTACTTGAGTAAGTATAGCGGAAGGCGCTTAATGTGGCAAAATTCATTAGGCCACTGTGTTTTAAAAGCAGAGTTCCCGAAAGGTAAAAAAGAATTGGCCGTGTCACTGTTCCAG ACTGTggttttgatgttgttcaacGACGCCCAAAAGCTCAGCTTTCAAGACATTAAGGACTCAACTGGCATTGAGGATAAAGAACTGAGAAGGACTTTACAATCACTTGCATGTGGCAAAGTTAGAGTACTCCAAAAG ATACCAAAAGGAAGGGATGTTGATGATGAAGATTCATTCGTATTCAATGAGGAATTCAGCGCTCCTCTGTATCGCATTAAG GTAAATGCAATTCAGATGAAAGAGACAGTGGAAGAAAACACAAGCACCACCGAAAGAGTCTTCCAGGATCGTCAGTATCAG GATGCTATGTTCACAGAAGTCACCTTGGTTTTATTTGGAATTGATAATCCAGAGAGTTGGTTTTTACATGCATTCAGAGCTCCCCATCAAAATGATATGGACGAACTTCAATTTtgtagaaagagaaaagaaataagaTTGTCAGAGAAATTTACTTTGtcatattttgtataa
- the LOC109715066 gene encoding cullin-4 isoform X3: MTHAKRPFSCSSTAAAAHGPSSAGVAGTPPSSSSSSLSPPMKKTKPQPPPSSSAEKNGLDAEAEPAAAATTGVAANLFRKKATPPQPSAKKQLRIKITKGQPKLPTNFEDDTWAKLKAAISAIFLKQPLSCDTEKLYQAVGDLCLYKMGANLYERMQKECEGHISAKLSSLVGQSPDLVVFLSLVEKSWQDFCDQMLIIRSIALLLDRTYVKHNPNTCSVWDMGLQLFRKHLSLSAEVEHKIVTGLLRLIERERLGDAVDRTLLSHLLKMFTALGIYTERFEKAFLECTSEFYATEGAKYMQQSDVPDYLRHVESRLQEEHERCILYLEANTRKPLIATAEKQLLERHTSAILDKGFTMLMEANRVTDLHRMYTLFQRVNALELLRQALSSYIRGTGQSVIMDEEKDKDLVPYLLDFKASLDMIWEESFAKNEAFSNTIKDSFEHLINLRQNRPAELIAKFVDEKLRAGNKGTSEEELEGTLDRVLVLFRFIQGKDVFEAFYKKDLAKRLLLGKSASIDAEKSMISKLKTECGSQFTNKLEGMFKDIELSKEINDSFKQSSQARTKLPTGIEMSVHVLTTGYWPTYPPMDVRLPHELNVYQDIFKEFYLSKYSGRRLMWQNSLGHCVLKAEFPKGKKELAVSLFQTVVLMLFNDAQKLSFQDIKDSTGIEDKELRRTLQSLACGKVRVLQKIPKGRDVDDEDSFVFNEEFSAPLYRIKVNAIQMKETVEENTSTTERVFQDRQYQKSPWFYLELIIQRVGFYMHSELPIKMIWTNFNFVEREKK; encoded by the exons ATGACTCACGCGAAGCGGCCCTTCTCCTGTAgcagcaccgccgccgccgctcacGGCCCCAGCTCCGCCGGAGTCGCCGGAACCccgccttcctcctcctcctcctccttgtcCCCGCCCATGAAGAAGACTAAGCCCCAGCCaccgccctcctcctccgccgagaAGAACGGCCTCGACGCGGAGGCCGAGCCCGCGGCCGCGGCCACCACTGGCGTCGCCGCCAATCTCTTTAGGAAGAAGGCGACGCCGCCCCAGCCCTCAGCGAAGAAACAGCTTCGCATCAAGATCACGAAAG GTCAGCCAAAATTGCCAACCAATTTTGAAGATGATACATGGGCTAAATTGAAGGCTGCTATTTCAGCTATTTTCTTGAAGCAGCCACTTTCTTGTGACACTGAAAAGCTTTATCAG GCTGTTGGCGATCTTTGTTTATACAAAATGGGGGCAAATCTTTATGAACGCATGCAGAAAGAATGTGAAGGGCACATATCAGCAAAACTATCATCATTGGTTGGACAAAGTCCTGATTTGGTGGTCTTTTTGTCTCTGGTTGAGAAATCTTGGCAAGATTTTTGTGACCAGATGTTGATAATTCGTAGCATAGCCTTGCTTCTTGATCGAACATATGTGAAGCATAACCCAAATACGTGTTCAGTATGGGACATGGGGTTGCAGCTGTTTCGTAAACATCTATCTCTGTCTGCAGAAGTCGAACACAAAATTGTTACTGGTCTCTTAAGAttaattgagagagagag ACTTGGTGATGCTGTTGATAGAACTCTACTTAGTCATCTGTTGAAGATGTTTACAGCTCTTGGAATTTACACAGAACGATTTGAGAAGGCCTTTCTTGAATGTACTTCTGAGTTTTATGCTACTGAAGGTGCGAAATATATGCAGCAATCTGATGTTCCAGACTACTTGAGACATGTGGAG TCAAGGTTACAAGAAGAACATGAAAGGTGCATTCTCTACTTGGAAGCCAACACGAGGAAACCCCTCATAGCGACTGCTGAAAAACAACTACTAGAACGCCATACATCGGCAATACTTGACAAG GGTTTCACAATGCTTATGGAAGCAAATCGTGTTACAGACCTTCACAGAATGTATACCCTTTTTCAGAGGGTTAATGCTCTTGAGCTGCTAAGGCAAGCTCTTAGTTCATACATACGAGGCACAGGTCAGAGTGTTATCATGGATGAAGAGAAAGACAAAGACTTAGTTCCTTATCTCTTGGATTTCAAAGCTTCGCTTGATATGATATGGGAAGAAAGTTTTGCCAAAAATGAAGCCTTTTCTAATACTATAAAAGATTCTTTTGAGCATCTTATAAATCTTCGTCAG AATAGACCTGCGGAACTGATTGCAAAATTTGTGGACGAGAAGCTCCGTGCTGGAAATAAAGGTACATCTGAAGAAGAGTTGGAGGGTACACTAGACAGAGTTTTGGTATTATTCAGATTTATCCAA GGAAAGGATGTATTTGAGGCATTTTACAAGAAGGATCTTGCGAAAAGGCTACTGCTTGGAAAGAGTGCATCTATTGATGCTGAAAAATCAATGatttcaaaa ctTAAAACTGAGTGTGGGAGTCAGTTCACAAATAAGCTTGAAGGAATGTTCAAG GACATTGAATTATCGAAAGAAATAAATGATTCCTTTAAACAATCGTCACAAGCCAGGACAAAACTTCCTACTGGTATTGAGATGAGTGTTCACGTGCTTACAACCGG ATATTGGCCAACATACCCACCCATGGATGTTCGGCTTCCTCATGAACTAAATGTGTATCAG GATATCTTCAAAGAGTTCTACTTGAGTAAGTATAGCGGAAGGCGCTTAATGTGGCAAAATTCATTAGGCCACTGTGTTTTAAAAGCAGAGTTCCCGAAAGGTAAAAAAGAATTGGCCGTGTCACTGTTCCAG ACTGTggttttgatgttgttcaacGACGCCCAAAAGCTCAGCTTTCAAGACATTAAGGACTCAACTGGCATTGAGGATAAAGAACTGAGAAGGACTTTACAATCACTTGCATGTGGCAAAGTTAGAGTACTCCAAAAG ATACCAAAAGGAAGGGATGTTGATGATGAAGATTCATTCGTATTCAATGAGGAATTCAGCGCTCCTCTGTATCGCATTAAG GTAAATGCAATTCAGATGAAAGAGACAGTGGAAGAAAACACAAGCACCACCGAAAGAGTCTTCCAGGATCGTCAGTATCAG AAGTCACCTTGGTTTTATTTGGAATTGATAATCCAGAGAGTTGGTTTTTACATGCATTCAGAGCTCCCCATCAAAATGATATGGACGAACTTCAATTTtgtagaaagagaaaagaaataa
- the LOC109715066 gene encoding cullin-4 isoform X1 — MTHAKRPFSCSSTAAAAHGPSSAGVAGTPPSSSSSSLSPPMKKTKPQPPPSSSAEKNGLDAEAEPAAAATTGVAANLFRKKATPPQPSAKKQLRIKITKGQPKLPTNFEDDTWAKLKAAISAIFLKQPLSCDTEKLYQAVGDLCLYKMGANLYERMQKECEGHISAKLSSLVGQSPDLVVFLSLVEKSWQDFCDQMLIIRSIALLLDRTYVKHNPNTCSVWDMGLQLFRKHLSLSAEVEHKIVTGLLRLIERERLGDAVDRTLLSHLLKMFTALGIYTERFEKAFLECTSEFYATEGAKYMQQSDVPDYLRHVESRLQEEHERCILYLEANTRKPLIATAEKQLLERHTSAILDKGFTMLMEANRVTDLHRMYTLFQRVNALELLRQALSSYIRGTGQSVIMDEEKDKDLVPYLLDFKASLDMIWEESFAKNEAFSNTIKDSFEHLINLRQNRPAELIAKFVDEKLRAGNKGTSEEELEGTLDRVLVLFRFIQGKDVFEAFYKKDLAKRLLLGKSASIDAEKSMISKLKTECGSQFTNKLEGMFKDIELSKEINDSFKQSSQARTKLPTGIEMSVHVLTTGYWPTYPPMDVRLPHELNVYQDIFKEFYLSKYSGRRLMWQNSLGHCVLKAEFPKGKKELAVSLFQTVVLMLFNDAQKLSFQDIKDSTGIEDKELRRTLQSLACGKVRVLQKIPKGRDVDDEDSFVFNEEFSAPLYRIKVNAIQMKETVEENTSTTERVFQDRQYQVDAAIVRIMKTRKVLSHTLLITELFQQLKFPIKPADLKKRIESLIDREYLERDKNNPQIYNYLA, encoded by the exons ATGACTCACGCGAAGCGGCCCTTCTCCTGTAgcagcaccgccgccgccgctcacGGCCCCAGCTCCGCCGGAGTCGCCGGAACCccgccttcctcctcctcctcctccttgtcCCCGCCCATGAAGAAGACTAAGCCCCAGCCaccgccctcctcctccgccgagaAGAACGGCCTCGACGCGGAGGCCGAGCCCGCGGCCGCGGCCACCACTGGCGTCGCCGCCAATCTCTTTAGGAAGAAGGCGACGCCGCCCCAGCCCTCAGCGAAGAAACAGCTTCGCATCAAGATCACGAAAG GTCAGCCAAAATTGCCAACCAATTTTGAAGATGATACATGGGCTAAATTGAAGGCTGCTATTTCAGCTATTTTCTTGAAGCAGCCACTTTCTTGTGACACTGAAAAGCTTTATCAG GCTGTTGGCGATCTTTGTTTATACAAAATGGGGGCAAATCTTTATGAACGCATGCAGAAAGAATGTGAAGGGCACATATCAGCAAAACTATCATCATTGGTTGGACAAAGTCCTGATTTGGTGGTCTTTTTGTCTCTGGTTGAGAAATCTTGGCAAGATTTTTGTGACCAGATGTTGATAATTCGTAGCATAGCCTTGCTTCTTGATCGAACATATGTGAAGCATAACCCAAATACGTGTTCAGTATGGGACATGGGGTTGCAGCTGTTTCGTAAACATCTATCTCTGTCTGCAGAAGTCGAACACAAAATTGTTACTGGTCTCTTAAGAttaattgagagagagag ACTTGGTGATGCTGTTGATAGAACTCTACTTAGTCATCTGTTGAAGATGTTTACAGCTCTTGGAATTTACACAGAACGATTTGAGAAGGCCTTTCTTGAATGTACTTCTGAGTTTTATGCTACTGAAGGTGCGAAATATATGCAGCAATCTGATGTTCCAGACTACTTGAGACATGTGGAG TCAAGGTTACAAGAAGAACATGAAAGGTGCATTCTCTACTTGGAAGCCAACACGAGGAAACCCCTCATAGCGACTGCTGAAAAACAACTACTAGAACGCCATACATCGGCAATACTTGACAAG GGTTTCACAATGCTTATGGAAGCAAATCGTGTTACAGACCTTCACAGAATGTATACCCTTTTTCAGAGGGTTAATGCTCTTGAGCTGCTAAGGCAAGCTCTTAGTTCATACATACGAGGCACAGGTCAGAGTGTTATCATGGATGAAGAGAAAGACAAAGACTTAGTTCCTTATCTCTTGGATTTCAAAGCTTCGCTTGATATGATATGGGAAGAAAGTTTTGCCAAAAATGAAGCCTTTTCTAATACTATAAAAGATTCTTTTGAGCATCTTATAAATCTTCGTCAG AATAGACCTGCGGAACTGATTGCAAAATTTGTGGACGAGAAGCTCCGTGCTGGAAATAAAGGTACATCTGAAGAAGAGTTGGAGGGTACACTAGACAGAGTTTTGGTATTATTCAGATTTATCCAA GGAAAGGATGTATTTGAGGCATTTTACAAGAAGGATCTTGCGAAAAGGCTACTGCTTGGAAAGAGTGCATCTATTGATGCTGAAAAATCAATGatttcaaaa ctTAAAACTGAGTGTGGGAGTCAGTTCACAAATAAGCTTGAAGGAATGTTCAAG GACATTGAATTATCGAAAGAAATAAATGATTCCTTTAAACAATCGTCACAAGCCAGGACAAAACTTCCTACTGGTATTGAGATGAGTGTTCACGTGCTTACAACCGG ATATTGGCCAACATACCCACCCATGGATGTTCGGCTTCCTCATGAACTAAATGTGTATCAG GATATCTTCAAAGAGTTCTACTTGAGTAAGTATAGCGGAAGGCGCTTAATGTGGCAAAATTCATTAGGCCACTGTGTTTTAAAAGCAGAGTTCCCGAAAGGTAAAAAAGAATTGGCCGTGTCACTGTTCCAG ACTGTggttttgatgttgttcaacGACGCCCAAAAGCTCAGCTTTCAAGACATTAAGGACTCAACTGGCATTGAGGATAAAGAACTGAGAAGGACTTTACAATCACTTGCATGTGGCAAAGTTAGAGTACTCCAAAAG ATACCAAAAGGAAGGGATGTTGATGATGAAGATTCATTCGTATTCAATGAGGAATTCAGCGCTCCTCTGTATCGCATTAAG GTAAATGCAATTCAGATGAAAGAGACAGTGGAAGAAAACACAAGCACCACCGAAAGAGTCTTCCAGGATCGTCAGTATCAG GTTGATGCGGCCATTGTTCGTATCATGAAGACAAGAAAAGTTCTAAGCCACACGCTTTTGATAACCGAGCTATTTCAGCAG CTCAAATTTCCAATAAAGCCAGCGGACTTGAAGAAAAGAATAGAGAGCCTAATCGACCGAGAGTACCTGGAGCGGGATAAAAATAATCCTCAGATCTACAACTATCTTGCTTGA
- the LOC109715385 gene encoding LOW QUALITY PROTEIN: putative oxidoreductase C1F5.03c (The sequence of the model RefSeq protein was modified relative to this genomic sequence to represent the inferred CDS: inserted 1 base in 1 codon; deleted 5 bases in 4 codons), which translates to MIRAATPTLFHRSPPPPPLPSSSTLSVSLAMATHDKTRTPPPASTSSAEPERSGGGSGAPRRVXVCGGGVIGACTAYFLSQKAAEVAVTVVERSSPACAASGKAGGFLALDRCDSAPSASCAASAPHTAPSPASRRPLSYGYPPPHLSLPLLSPCPPRPSPSLTVFLPSWIDGAAAAGPPRTLGTPETTAQVHPRLFTAALLAASGAEVVVAEAERVVVADEGRAVGVALRGRDDPIPADAVVLALGPWTARLGLVASLFDVSGIKAHSIVLRPKDPSAVTPHALFLSYRPEPGAKLLDPEVYPRPTGEVYICGMSKDAEVPDNPEEIVGESESIEMLHKIAGMVSSHLKKGETAEVVAEQACFLPCTEDGLPVIGEIPGVKNCYVATGHSCWGILNGPATGAALAELILEGRSTTVDLKSFSPSRFLRKKRTIV; encoded by the exons ATGATTCGAGCCGCAACCCCGACCCTCTTCCACCGATCTCCCCCTCCACCTCCCCTTCCTTCCTCATCTACCCTCTCCGTCTCCCTCGCCATGGCCACGCACGACAAAACCCGCACGCCGCCGCCGGCATCGACCTCCTCCGCCGAGCCGGAGCGGAGCGGAGGCGGGAGCGGGGCGCCGCGGCGCG TGGTGTGCGGCGGCGGCGTGATCGGGGCGTGCACGGCGTACTTCCTCTCCCAGAAGGCGGCG GAGGTCGCGGTGACGGTGGTGGAGCGCTCCTCCCCCGCCTGC GCCGCGTCCGGCAAGGCCGGGGGCTTCCTCGCCCTCGAC CGGTGCGACTCCGCCCCTTCCGCCTCCTGCGCCGCCTCCGCCCCTCACACCGCTCCCTCTCCTGCCTCCCGACGGCCCCTCTCCTACGGCTACCCCCCTCCacacctctccctccccctcctctccccctGCCCTCCTcgcccctccccctcc ctcaCTGTTTTTCTCCCCTCCTGGATagacggcgccgccgccgcgggcccCCCGCGGACGCTCGGGACGCCGGAGACCACGGCGCAGGTGCACCCGCGCCTCTTCACCGCCGCGCTCCTCGCCGCGTCCGGGGCCGAGGTCGTCGTCGCCGAGGCCGAGCGCGTCGTGGTGGCGGACGAGGGCCGCGCCGTGGGCGTCGCCCTCCGCGGGAGGGACGACCCCATCCCCGCCGACGCCGTGGTGCTCGCTCTCGGGCCTTGGACGGCGCGCCTGGGGCTCGTCGCCTCGCTCTTCGACGTGTCCGGGATCAAGGCGCACAGCATCGTGCTGCGCCCCAAGGATCCCTCCGCCGTTACCCCGCACGCGCTCTTCCTCAGCTACCGCCCGGAGCCCGGCGCCAAGCTCCTGGACCCCGAGGTTTACCCTCGACCCACAG GAGAAGTGTACATTTGCGGGATGTCGAAGGACGCAGAGGTCCCTGACAACCCTGAGGAGATCGTCGGGGAGAGTGAGTCGATCGAGATGCTACACAAGATAGCGGGGATGGTTTCGAGCCATCTAAAGAAGGGGGAGACCGCGGAGGTGGTCGCCGAGCAGGCCTGCTTCCTGCCCTGCACTGAAGACGGGTTGCCAGTCATCGGCGAGATCCCGGGCGTGAAGAACTGCTACGTCGCGACGGGGCACAGCTGCTGGGGCATTCTCAATGGCCCCGCGACCGGAGCCGCCTTGGCGGAGCTCATATTGGAAGGGCGATCCACCACCGTCGATCTCAAGTCATTCAGTCCTTCCAGATTCCTAAGGAAAAAAAGAACCATTGTGTGA